Sequence from the Hemibagrus wyckioides isolate EC202008001 linkage group LG28, SWU_Hwy_1.0, whole genome shotgun sequence genome:
GCTTTTGTGTTGAATTTGGACCTAGATTTCTCTAGAGCATACAGTCAAGAGAATAACCCTTAGCAAGACTCTGTTTCCCTCACAATCAGAGaaaaaacatacactatattgccaaaagtattcgctcacctgccttgactcgcatatgaacttaagtgacatcccattcctaatccatagggttcaatatgacgtcggtccaccctttgcagctataacagcttcaactcttctgggaaggctgtccacaaggtttaggagtgtgtttatgggaatttttgaccattcttccagaagcacatttgtgaggtcacacactgatgttggacgagaaggcctggctctcagtctccgctctaattcatcccaaaggtgttctatcgggttgaggtcaggactctgtgcaggccagtcaagttcctccacaccagactctgtcatccatgtctttatggaccttgctttgtgcactggtgcacagtcatgttggaagaggaaggggccagctccaaactgttcccacaaagttgggagcatggaattgtccaaaatgtcttggtatgctgaagcattcagagttcctttcactggaactaaggggccaaggccagctcctgaaaaacaaccccacaccataatcccccctccaccaaactttacacttggcacaatgcagtcagacaagtaccgttctcctggcaaccggcgaacccagactcgtccatcagattgccagatggagaagcgcgattcgtcactccagagaacgcgtctccactgctctagagtccagtggcggcgtgctttacaccactgcatccaacgctttgcattgcacttggtgatgtatggcttggatgcagctgctcggccatggaaacccattccatgaagctctctgcgcactgttcttgagctaatctgaaggccacatgaagtttggaggtctgtagtgactgactctgcagaaagttggcgacctcttcgcactatgtgcctcagcatccgctgaccccgctccgtcagtttacgtggcctaccacttcgtggctgagttgctgtcgttcccaaacacttccactttcttataatacagctgacagttgactgtggaatatttaggagcgaggaaatttcacgactggatttgttgcacaggtggcatcctatcacagttccacgctggaattcactgagctcctgagagcaacccattctttcacaaatgtttgtaaaaacagtctgcatgcctaggtgcttgattttatacacctgtggccatggaagtgattggaacacctgattctgattatttggatgggtgagcgaatacttttggcaatatagtgtataacttTCTAAACACAAGACGTATGATATGTATAAAGGTTTAAAAAGTCATATTATTAAGACGCTATACAGTGTAGTCTTGATAAGTGACAACTTTCCAGAAGCAAACTGAACACAGAGAACATTGTTTTTCCAAATGAAATACACGGTTAGAATAAAAGGCTTCCTGGATTATTCTTTACATGGCTTCATAAAAGTGAAAATCTCTGTTATAAAAACCTACATTGAATCGTTACGGGTTCTGCCAGCACAACAAACCACAGAAATGGTTTTAAATGTGCTTGGGGGAGGAAAAAACCCTTATGAGGCGTTTAGAAAGGAGGCCATTAGGAAGATATCAGGAAATCCCGCCGTTTATAACCATCATTCTCGTCGTAACACGGATGGAGTGAATAATCCGATGCGCTAGAGTCTGAGATACGCCAGTCATTTTAATCCCTCTGGATTAGACCTTTAATTAAATGCAAAAGTACATCTCTATCCTCGTAGTAGCCGAGGTTCTTCCTGTTTGCCGTAGtattacatttacagttaaACTCCATTAAAAGGCCATGCATttccgttaaaaaaaaaacactgcataaaTTATTCAAAAAAGGAGATAGAACCAATTGTGGTCGATTGCTGCGAATTCCGAATAAATTCTCACAAAATAATGGAGAACTcgacaaaatacacaaataaaaaaaaaaacatcttgtgtAATCCAATTCTTACAGAAATGCCCCCATTCGCACGCTCAGATCACGActagaaagaaaaatgacaaaataactTACATAAAGTCGTCTGATTTATATTAGCTGTTCCATTAAAAAGCCAAGCACATGtttttatgcgtgtgtgtgtgtgtgtgtgtccaaaagCTGTTTACTACAAGGACTGACCGTAGGGCACTGATTAACcacaaagcaaacacacacactcgctcgctcacacacacgacCGGTGGTCCTGTAGTGTGTCCGAGATCCCATCGTATCAAATATTAACCATCTCTGCCAGCAGCCGGCTCGCCCCATAACCTCGTGTCTTCGAGTTCAACCAATGAGAATCTGTTTGAATTGAACAAAAATctgctttggaaaaaaaagcaaaaagacaTCACCAGATTTATGGCTCTAACCCGACTCACATGgtcctgagagtgtgtgtgtgtgtgtgtgtgtgagagagagagacagaggaacacttcctgtgtttgtgtggactAATATGAAAAAGCAGAAGCTCATGAACGTGTGTTTCTTGCTCTATGGCAGATTCACCATATATACAGATTATTTGGGGGGGGATTTATGATTATTCTCCCATAAGATCACCACCAGTCATATTCGATGCATCATATTCTGTTCCTTATTAAATCAGCCACCATGGTTTTGCCAAAGCAGAAAAATCCATGACATACAGTGACCTTACCAAATTTAAGGCTAAAGACAGCATATACGATGTGATACCCGTCCCTTAGAGTCAGCGTCAGAACCCACCCTGTAGACCTCCTCCAGCAGAAGTCTGGCGCAGTTCTTCCCCAGTTCTTCAGGAAGCACCGGATCTCCCTGTCCCTGCGGGGTCGATGCCATCTCTGTGCTCAGGAACGTCCCGTTTATGGTCTCTGCTACCAAAGTCAAGCCAAACCCCGGAGACCTGGACGTTAAATAATAAAGAGAGAAGCGTTTCAACATGGCGTACGGCCAATACAAAGAGATCCGATCAGGCAATCGGTGAACAAATACATTTTCGAGCTTGTAGTaactaaaaacaaaagattAAAAATTGTGTCTGTCAAGTGCTTAAAGGCTAAATATTTAcctaattaataaaaacaaaaacaaactatcaagaaaaacataaaagtgatattccatgtaTGTACATGAATATGGCTGATTTTTAATAGCGTATTTTGTgcattatgtttttttgtttatttttattttagtctttTTACTAAGCACATGCAGTCAAGAAGGATCTCATTTCATCCGAGTATTGATcttacacaaatatacactctTGCTTACTAATGAGTTAAAGCAGATTTTTACGTAAATCCTGTGTGCTGTACGCAAATAGAAATATCGGGTCTCGTATTCCATTTTACTTACTAACAAAACCCGTAATGTGATTATCTTGTATCggttattttaatgtatttatttaataatttaaaccaGTAACACATAGCAGCTCTGGAATATTTCAGTCAccgaatcatcatcatcatcatcatcgccatctagtggcaggagagagaaaaaacaagcGCTTATTGCTTACTTCCCCGAACTGGCTCCTTTCATGTggtctgtgtaaatgtaaatgtctggaATAAATTTGTTTAAGATGCTCCGAGCCGAGTCTACGATCCTGTTGGCCATCTGAGGAGACACACGCACCGAGTATCTGGCATATGAGGGTCAAGGATTtagataaaaagaaaaggttATGGACAAAAcagttatttaaataaaaaaaaaaaaaaatagcagagGCAAATACGGAtctaaaaatgcaaataatttcaATTCAAATGAAGCCACAGCTTTACAAACTCTATTTTATCATTCAGCCCTAAAGCAAAGCCCAGTCATGATTTGCAACAACAGAACCGCAAGCCAGTATTCGGTTCATATTGTGCAACACTTGAGTCTGACCCAGCTGTGCACATCTGCTTGTGAAGGATACGCTGTTCCTCTGATCCTCTTGATTTTGCCCGGATCTGTGAGCTGCACAGGTTTGATGGTTCGTCGTACAGGACAAGAAAAATGCACTTCACCTCCTCCTCCGGGTGCCATACCTCTCCTgaccacctgagagagagagaaaaacaaacaaaacaaaacaagagaatacaatcaaaaaaataaaacatacaacaaaacaaatttaGTACAGACGGGGTAGACATAAGGTTATGCATCTGTCTAATCAGAGagcacattttttttctaataaatgaataataattcatttaataaCCATCAGAAAAAACTCCGGTTTTGGTCCAGTGCTTGCTgaatagctgtgtgtgtttttcttgatCTTGTAATCTCACACACTATAGGTTAAAAATAAGTCTTGCCCTAAAGAATGATTATAAACTAGTCTAAACTTCTGGCTTAAGTTCTCCATTTAAGAGAAACCTCTCTTAGATAAAAGTAGAGGGAAAATGTGACATAACGCGACATTTAGTGAGGGTCAAAGTAATCTACTTAAAATACTCGACACAAACAGTCAGAAATGCAAAACATTATAGACTCTCACTACCTTTATTTCCAGACCTTCACCATCGATACCAAACGTCTTCATCAGAGGAACAGCAGTAGCTTTCAGCAAGTCCAcctacaaaacaaacaaaacccccaGACTTgttaaacagaacagaaacGTAATCGTCTATTTAAAAGTAATGGTGGGCATGGTTACTCACCGAAGGGTCCGTCGGGTCGTTCGTCACCCCCTTCAAGACGGCTTTGAGTGGATTCTTCATGAACGGTGCCAGCATGATGAGCGCCTCAAGGTAGTAACCTATGGAGCGTTGAATGTTACACTCGTGCTCCACTGAGCCGCCGTACAGCAGACCAGGCTGGTAGAACAACACTGTTCCTGTGTGGAGGACACGAGCATAGATCTTGCATCTTCATTTTCATTAAGCAGGAATTAAGCATGATTgtccatcagccaatcatgtaacAGCAGCAACACAGGGCACAGCTCAAGAGCTTTACATCAACTCCAAAATGAGGAACTTCTGAGCTTTGACTTTGACCGATGCATGGTCGTTAGTACTAGATGAACAGCTTTGAGCTGACTGGAAGACTTTGTTAACTCAACTAACCACTCCACAACcgtggtgagaagaaaagcatcaaACCTAAAGGGCTACATCAGCAAAAGACCATATCAGGTTCTATTTTTCTCAGCCACACGCAAAAACACACAAGAATCAAGCGTGTATGCGAGAAGCTCTGGTGATGTTCAGACTTACCCGTTTGGTTGATTTCGATTCTGGTTCCATTGGTCACTTTGTCCAGAAGCCTGATGAAGCTTGCTTCAAAATCTGAGAAGAGAGGAAACGTTATTAAAACAATGAAACATAatatactgcacctttaaatatCACTCTAAAGCATCCTGTAGATACGTCAATGTGCACTTCGCATGATGAATCCTTCTCTACTCCATTATAATCGATACAATGATTAATCCAAAAAGTAGGAACTATTTGAAAGCTGGCGTCAATCCTGATTATGGTCCCGTGCACCGTTTTTCACACCACAACCACTTTAAACAAAAGTTGTGTGATGACACTCAGTCTCCAGACCGGTTTTGCTCCCCcgaaaaaattaataaataattgcaaGAAAGTGGGAGAAGCTCCAAAAGCACAAATGACAGTTATAATGGAGGACATGGGACACACAGCTTGTTCAAGAATATAAGTAAATCACAATGATTGAAGAAAATATTCTGAACCGAGGTGGCATTCTGAATTATATTTTCTGCACTGGTTTTTGTTTACTCTCaccttaattttttattattttctctcgACTGCGTCACAGCAATGACGTCAaagatatttatattaaataaataaataagtaaataaataaataaataagaaaaagctTGAACCAATATGTCAATAACTGTAGACGAAAATAGTTGtacaaaaaagcaaaataaaacgTTTGAATGTTGTTGGCatgcaaacaaaataaacaaataaacaactctGCTGTCTGGTcagttttttttgcatattttttttatgtttctgcgTAATTGGGCTTTTCTTGCATTTCATATGAAAGCTTTAAACACGTTTTTGGGGGGAATTTGGgaagttttctttaaaaaactgaGACTTTCACGACATCAATAAGATAAAAGCTATACTTTATAGTGAAGAATAATCAATAACGTGATGAAAACGAAGTCATAATCGCGGTGTAATTCTGAGATCTGTCACATTATCGGAGGTCAGTGACACAAGCGCACTCCACTCCTGATGTTTACGCAATGCTAACGGCTAAGCTAGCAGAAACGCTGCACATTTTCTACGACGTCACAGCACAAACAGCGCTCGGCTCGTGCGTTAAACTCACCTCGAAGCCCGGGGTTGTCGTCTCTGGATCGGATGTTTCGTATTTTCACCCTTTTCCCACTCAGCGTGGACAACACGAGCCTCTGCCTGAGGAAATTACAGCCTTCGTAGGTGAGACTGGCCATGTTGCTGTCGCTTCACGGGCACCAAACCCACGTGTGTCTCACGagagctgctttttttttctccacccGCATTCCAAACAAACCACGCCCCCGTGCGCTTGGATTGGCTGATAATTAACACCCACTAACGGTCTTGGCGGAGACCGTTCACGTCGCCATAGCAactgtaaaatgtattttttttatttgtttgtttgtttgtttatttgtttcaaatatgctattgtttatttatttatttattcattaatgtttttgttttatttccattattttttttaaattccccGAACTTTTATGtcatatataaattattttgatttatatggctatggatataaaaagtttaCAAAGTTGATATTAAATGCATATCTATATTCATATTCCAGTCTatagaataaaatttaaatctCTTATTCTTCAATACAGATGACTGTTCAACAACAGTACACAAGGCGGAATACGGGTGGGGAAACTGCTCAGTTGCGGGTCAAAGATCATTTCCTACAGAGCGACGCGAGGGACAAAATAGATGAATTAACCAATTTGTGCTGTAACTACCACGTGTTACCACAAGGTGGCGCCaatgttgcattttttttttaaatttattttattttatcaagaCGTCCAGATGCACTTTGTAAGGTATCAAATATCCTCCgcctcaaacaaacaaacaaacaaacaaacaaataaataaataaagccaaagtcaaagaagctttattgtcacttcaaccatatatagctgatgcagtacacagtgaaacgaacgttcctcctggaccagaggtgctacacataacaaagacaaagtacaggtgatgcagacaaacatagagctaaacatagagataaagctaaactatacttaaggtgcaatcctttagaaactagacatacaacagaagagCACAGGATGAccagacaagacagtgcagacaaacaagacacatgacgctgactctgtgcaaaagaatagtgttgacattgagtgcaaatattaaagtgacacatgtaaacaagatcagTGTAAAGTGACGTATGCATGTAAACAGgacaattttgtgtgtgttgtgtgtgtgttgtgtgtgtgtgtgtacgtgtccagcacagttcagttctctgttgagagcagttctcagttgtgtatgtgtgtgtatgtgtgtgtgtgtgtgagtgtgtgtgtgtgtgtgcgtgtgtccccagcacagttcagttctctgctaagagcagttctcagttgtgtgtgtgtgtgtatgtgtgtgtgtgagtgtgtgtgtgtgtgtgtgtgtgcgtgtgtgtacagcacagttcagttctctgttgagagcagttctcagttgtgtgtgtgtgtgtatgtgtgtgtgtgtgtgtgtgtgtatgtgtgtgtgtgtgtgtgtgtgagtttgtgtgtgtgtgtgtgcgtgtgtccccagcacagttcagttctctgttaacagcagttctcagttgtgtgtgtgtgtgttgtgtgtgtgtgtccgtgtccagcacagttcagttctctgttaacagcagttctcagttgtgtgtgtgtgtgtccatgtccagcacagttcagttctctgttaacagcagttctcagttgtgtgtgtgtgtgttgtgtgtgtgtgtgtccgtgtccagcacagttcagttctctgttaacagcagttctcagttgtgtgtgtgtgtgttgtgtgtgtgtgtgtccgtgtccagcacagttcagttctctgttaacagcagttctcagttgtgtgtgtgtgtgttgtgtgtgtgtgtgtccgtgtccagcacagttcagttctctgttaacagcagttctcagttgtgtgtgtgttgtgtgtgtgtgtgtgtgtgtgtgtccagcacagttcagttctctgttaagagcagttctcagttgtgtgtgtgtgttgtgtgtgtgtgtgtgtgtgtgtgtccagcacagttcagttctctgttaagagcagttctcagttgtgtgtgtgttgtgtgtgtgtgtgtgcgtgtgtgtccagcacagttcagttctctgttaagagcagttctcagttgtgtgtgtgttgtgtgtgtgtgtgtcc
This genomic interval carries:
- the rcl1 gene encoding RNA 3'-terminal phosphate cyclase-like protein; the protein is MASLTYEGCNFLRQRLVLSTLSGKRVKIRNIRSRDDNPGLRDFEASFIRLLDKVTNGTRIEINQTGTVLFYQPGLLYGGSVEHECNIQRSIGYYLEALIMLAPFMKNPLKAVLKGVTNDPTDPSVDLLKATAVPLMKTFGIDGEGLEIKVVRRGMAPGGGGEVHFSCPVRRTIKPVQLTDPGKIKRIRGTAYSVRVSPQMANRIVDSARSILNKFIPDIYIYTDHMKGASSGKSPGFGLTLVAETINGTFLSTEMASTPQGQGDPVLPEELGKNCARLLLEEVYRGGCVDSTNQSLALLYMTLGQQDVSKVLLGPLSPYTIEFLRHIRDFFQIMFKIEQQKGDEDERKGGEKVLMTCVGAGYTNISKTLK